From one Rosa rugosa chromosome 4, drRosRugo1.1, whole genome shotgun sequence genomic stretch:
- the LOC133742221 gene encoding bZIP transcription factor 60, with amino-acid sequence MEFDGGLEFLDSGVDVIGEIDWDFVFDDAKGLDLLQELENPAVTAATGASPSSSSSSTVEDAPDNPETGSIDTWIGEVEDMLMKDDDVSKVEASEEPPKEYYENFLADVLVDSPSTESPADVDSNSNGCAESEKEKTDGSPLNNDTDADADADDPVSKKRRRQLRNKDAAMKSRERRKMYVTDLEMKSKYLEGECRRLGRLLQCCYAENHALRLSLQMGNAYGRGVSGTKQESAVLLELLLLGSLLWFLDLTCLFTLPLMPHLLLLTLNQEQANKALESVGPRARGEVSKVVLALQSQSFVKTRRCKASRTKMKYAFLVS; translated from the exons ATGGAATTCGACGGAGGCCTTGAATTTTTGGACAGCGGCGTTGACGTGATCGGAGAGATTGATTGGGATTTCGTATTCGACGATGCGAAGGGGTTAGATTTGTTGCAGGAGTTGGAGAACCCGGCCGTCACGGCGGCGACTGGGGCTTCGCCttcttcgtcgtcgtcatcgaCGGTGGAGGATGCTCCGGACAACCCGGAGACGGGATCGATTGACACGTGGATCGGCGAGGTTGAGGACATGCTGATGAAAGACGACGACGTCAGCAAGGTGGAGGCTTCGGAGGAGCCGCCTAAGGAGTACTATGAGAATTTTTTGGCGGATGTACTCGTGGACTCGCCGTCGACGGAATCTCCGGCCGACGTGGATTCGAATTCAAACGGCTGCGCTGAGTCGGAGAAGGAGAAAACCGATGGATCGCCGCTCAACAATGATACGGATGCTGACGCAGACGCTGACGATCCTGTCTCCAAGAAAAGGAGAAG GCAGTTGAGAAATAAGGATGCAGCGATGAAATCAAGGGAGAGGAGAAAAATGTATGTCACAGATCTGGAGATGAAGAGCAAGTATTTGGAAGGCGAATGCAGGAGGCTGGGGCGTTTGCTTCAGTGCTGCTATGCCGAGAACCATGCTTTGCGACTTAGTCTACAGATGGGCAATGCATATGGCCGTGGTGTTTCTGGTACCAAGCAGGAGTCTGCTGTGCTCTTGGAACTCCTGCTGTTGGGTTCCCTGCTTTGGTTCCTGGACCTCACGTGCCTATTCACCCTGCCTCTAATGCCCCACCTACTACTACTAACTCTAAATCAAGAGCAGGCAAACAAAGCTCTAGAAAGTGTGGGTCCAAGAGCAAGAGGGGAAGTAAGTAAGGTGGTTTTGGCGCTTCAGTCTCAATCTTTTGTAAAGACTAGGAGGTGCAAGGCGTCCAGGACGAAGATGAAATATGCTTTCCTTGTCTCTTGA
- the LOC133744614 gene encoding uncharacterized protein LOC133744614 has product MGGAAITTEPDSSNSTLPLPSQKNDGQSENVKEEEEEEKGECGFCLFMKAGPCGERFTAWEQCVKESEKNKDYAAAKCVEVFKTLDECMKENQDYYDFFLKAEKAELEKEEDLMSQSSEHKASSIGDYTDKQEG; this is encoded by the coding sequence ATGGGAGGCGCTGCCATCACTACCGAACCTGACTCTTCCAACTCCACGCTTCCGCTGCCTTCTCAGAAAAATGACGGCCAATCAGAGAAtgtcaaagaagaagaagaagaagagaaaggtgAGTGTGGGTTTTGCTTATTCATGAAAGCAGGTCCATGTGGAGAGAGATTCACAGCTTGGGAACAGTGCGTTAAAGAGTCTGAGAAGAACAAGGATTATGCTGCTGCAAAGTGTGTTGAGGTCTTCAAAACTTTGGATGAGTGTATGAAGGAGAATCaagattactatgattttttcTTGAAGGCCGAGAAAGCAGAATTGGAGAAGGAAGAGGATTTGATGAGTCAGAGCTCAGAGCACAAAGCCAGTTCAATTGGGGATTATACTGACAAGCAAGAAGGTTAG
- the LOC133742083 gene encoding F-box/LRR-repeat protein At3g59190-like, with amino-acid sequence MENKHKLLATASSQDQGVCHDTIRDRFSTLPDEIAHHILSMVDLRDLTRVGAVSKRCYEFYLSTPSFCFDAHFGNMQRKSNKMNCFDQFLRRRGNNKIHHFGIDLSLPASLSCKVFQVMTWIDNAARCSVEVLDLQLTMRSKGNMVGLPSSIFRCGSLRSLLVKMEEIFKVPSFPCPNNLQRLNLSYVRIDEEFSKWISSSCKCIKEIKLLMVSTDNLTIENSSLESFTFVACSDLCCLNISGEKLEIIHIKWKFFNPGSRSLHICAPNLKYLKWVGDLVSHPKLEKLLCLEKAEIFLEAKSICVCDFHNAFEFLCSICRVKALILSDKTIKALFREGSMAAPIFDTSYLRINIANLNNALVPAMVSLMRGMSNLNTLDIKSDPSVFFLEPKACGFNGKYWKSQNLDFVNQLKEVTIELSNGNNAWQLARFILEHAQNLKKMTIFYLPRKLHVIDKVSNSKKVSSATIDFHEKQWR; translated from the exons ATGGAAAACAAGCATAAGTTATTGGCAACTGCAAGTTCTCAAGATCAAGGAGTGTGTCATGATACTATAAGAGATAGATTCAGTACTCTTCCGGATGAAATTGCTCATCATATACTCTCAATGGTGGATTTAAGAGATCTCACTCGTGTAGGTGCCGTGTCAAAGAGATGCTATGAGTTTTATCTCTCAACTCCATCATTCTGCTTTGACGCGCATTTTGGTAACATGCAGCGCAAATCAAACAAGATGAATTGTTTCGATCAGTTCTTGCGTCGTCGTGGGAATAATAAGATACATCATTTTGGTATTGATTTGAGTTTACCGGCAAGCCTCTCCTGCAAGGTATTCCAAGTCATGACGTGGATTGATAATGCAGCAAGGTGCAGTGTTGAAGTGCTTGATCTTCAGTTGACTATGCGATCCAAGGGGAATATGGTAGGATTGCCGTCTTCCATATTTCGTTGTGGATCTTTGAGGTCACTATTGGTGAAAATGGAGGAGATTTTCAAAGTTCCATCCTTTCCTTGTCCCAATAATCTCCAACGCTTGAACTTGAGCTACGTTAGAATAGATGAGGAGTTTTCCAAATGGATCTCAAGTTCCTGCAAATGCATTAAGGAAATAAAGCTCTTAATGGTTAGCACGGATAATTTAACCATTGAGAACTCATCTTTGGAATCATTTACTTTTGTGGCCTGTTCCGACCTCTGCTGTCTTAACATCTCAGGTGAGAAACttgaaattatacatataaAGTGGAAATTCTTTAACCCAGGCAGCAGATCATTACATATTTGTGCTCCAAATCTAAAATATTTGAAGTGGGTTGGGGATTTGGTGAGTCATCCAAAACTGGAGAAATTATTATGTTTAGAAAAGGCTGAGATTTTTCTGGAGGCCAAGTCAATCTGTGTCTGTGACTTTCACAACGCATTCGAGTTCCTTTGCAGTATTTGCAGGGTTAAAGCACTTATTCTAAGTGACAAGACCATTAAG GCTTTGTTCAGGGAAGGTTCCATGGCTGCACCTATCTTTGATACTTCTTACTTGCGTATAAATATTGCGAACCTGAATAACGCTCTAGTCCCAGCAATGGTCTCTCTTATGAGAGGAATGTCAAATTTGAATACTTTGGACATAAAGTCTGACCCTTCCGTATTCTTCCTCGAACCGAAA GCATGCGGATTTAATGGGAAATACTGGAAATCCCAAAACCTGGATTTTGTAAACCAGCTTAAGGAGGTAACAATAGAACTTTCAAATGGTAACAATGCATGGCAATTGGCAAGGTTTATTCTCGAGCATGCTCAGAATTTGAAGAAGATGACCATATTTTATTTACCCAGAAAATTACATGTTATTGATAAGGTAAGTAACAGCAAGAAGGTCTCCTCTGCCACAATTGACTTTCATGAGAAACAATGGAGATAA
- the LOC133742220 gene encoding tRNA nucleotidyltransferase cca2-like, which translates to MQKYGTPEQDAMRRDLTINSLFYNINTKSVEDWTNRGIKDLKFGNIATPLSPRETIMEDPVHGLRAIRIGTRYRFTLVEQLKEAAASDEVKAAPSAKVSRERIGAEIDLMISGDQPVQAMTLLCDFNWFWYVFRLHPQCEPPSDRACVTYLESICNLIGVIGPSTFTDEQRRISFYAAMFLPLRTTTYKDERVEEIPVVNFIFRYSLKSKVSDAETVIKIHNAVEKFLPLLPHFGSSGCGVQLLAEDDLGTREYVDDLSATSKKSQLRVLMGFLLREIKDVWTVALLLCCSEDPLNKNLTLEDRTALFRKVQSAIIDDLCLDKVWDVKPLLRGTDIIKHLGLKSGGPVVSERKWKVFAWVLILQGLKRNAEIG; encoded by the coding sequence ATGCAAAAATATGGCACACCGGAACAGGATGCAATGAGAAGGGATCTAACGATCAATAGTTTGTTCTACAATATCAATACCAAATCAGTTGAAGATTGGACCAACAGAGGCATCAAAGATCTAAAATTCGGGAATATTGCGACTCCTTTGTCACCAAGGGAAACTATTATGGAAGATCCAGTGCATGGTCTGCGAGCTATTCGTATTGGCACAAGGTATAGATTCACACTAGTTGAACAGCTAAAGGAAGCTGCTGCCAGTGATGAAGTGAAGGCAGCTCCTTCAGCTAAAGTTAGCAGAGAGCGAATTGGAGCTGAAATTGATCTCATGATATCTGGAGACCAACCTGTCCAAGCTATGACTTTACTGTGCGACTTCAATTGGTTTTGGTATGTGTTCCGTCTTCATCCTCAGTGTGAGCCGCCATCAGACAGGGCTTGTGTCACCTACTTGGAGTCTATATGTAACCTTATTGGGGTAATTGGGCCGTCTACATTTACTGATGAACAGAGAAGGATCTCCTTTTATGCTGCTATGTTCCTCCCACTTAGGACGACCACGTACAAAGATGAGAGAGTAGAAGAGATTCCTGTAGTGAATTTCATTTTCAGATACTCACTTAAGAGTAAAGTCAGCGATGCAGAAACTGTTATAAAGATACACAATGCAGTGGAAAAGTTCTTGCCTTTGCTTCCGCACTTTGGATCCAGTGGATGTGGCGTGCAACTCCTCGCTGAAGATGATTTGGGAACCAGAGAGTATGTTGATGATCTTTCTGCTACTTCAAAAAAATCACAACTCAGAGTACTGATGGGATTTCTTCTACGAGAAATTAAAGATGTTTGGACAGTTGCATTGCTGCTGTGTTGTTCAGAAGATCCTTTGAACAAGAACCTCACATTAGAGGATCGAACAGCTTTGTTTAGAAAAGTCCAAAGCGCCATAATTGATGATCTATGTCTTGACAAAGTCTGGGATGTAAAGCCATTACTCAGGGGAACGGATATTATTAAACATCTGGGCCTTAAATCTGGAGGACCAGTTGTCAGTGAAAGGAAATGGAAAGTATTTGCATGGGTGCTCATCCTTCAGGGACTAAAGAGGAATGCAGAGATTGGATGA